A single genomic interval of Hevea brasiliensis isolate MT/VB/25A 57/8 chromosome 4, ASM3005281v1, whole genome shotgun sequence harbors:
- the LOC110655148 gene encoding palmitoyl-acyl carrier protein thioesterase, chloroplastic encodes MVAAAATSSIFPVPSPSADAKSTKIGSGTASLGGIKLKSASSGGLQVKANAQAPPKINGSPVGFTTTSVENVKNEDDIPSPPPRTFINQLPDWSMLLAAITTIFLAAEKQWMMLDWKPKRPDMLIDPFGLGRIVQDGLVFRQNFSIRSYEIGADRTASIETLMNHLQETALNHVKTAGLLGDGFGSTPEMSKRNLIWVVTRMQVLVDRYPTWGDVVQVDTWVGASGKNGMRRDWLVRDSKTGETLTRASSVWVMMNKLTRRLSKIPEQVRAEIEPYFLNSDPVVDEDSRKLPKLDDNTADYVRKGLTPRWSDLDINQHVNNVKYIGWILESAPLSILESHELSAITMEYRRECGKDSVLQSLTAVSGDGIGNIGNAGEIECQHLLRLEDGAEIVRGRTEWRPKYASNFGIMGQIPAESA; translated from the exons ATGGTTGCCGCTGCTGCTACTTCGTCGATCTTTCCAGTTCCCTCTCCATCTGCGGATGCCAAGTCCACCAAGATTGGCAGTGGAACTGCAAGTTTGGGAGGAATCAAATTGAAATCTGCTTCTTCTGGGGGCTTGCAGGTCAAGGCAAATGCCCAAGCCCCTCCCAAGATAAATGGATCCCCAGTAGGCTTCACAACAACATCTGTGGAAAATGTGAAGAATGAGGATGACATTCCTTCACCCCCGCCTAGGACCTTTATCAACCAATTACCTGATTGGAGCATGCTTCTTGCTGCTATTACAACTATTTTTTTGGCAGCAGAGAAGCAGTGGATGATGCTTGACTGGAAACCAAAGCGACCTGACATGCTTATTGACCCCTTTGGTCTAGGTAGAATTGTTCAGGATGGACTTGTGTTTCGCCAGAACTTCTCCATCAGATCTTATGAAATTGGTGCTGATCGTACGGCATCTATAGAGACGTTGATGAATCATTTACAA GAAACGGCTCTCAATCATGTAAAGACTGCTGGACTTCTTGGTGATGGATTTGGTTCAACCCCAGAGATGAGTAAAAGGAATCTGATATGGGTGGTCACTCGTATGCAGGTCCTGGTGGATCGTTACCCAACTTG GGGTGATGTTGTTCAAGTGGATACTTGGGTGGGTGCATCTGGAAAGAATGGTATGCGCCGTGATTGGCTTGTCCGTGACAGTAAAACTGGTGAAACTCTAACAAGAGCCTCTAG TGTGTGGGTGATGATGAATAAACTGACAAGAAGGTTATCTAAAATTCCAGAACAGGTTCGAGCGGAAATAGAGCCTTATTTTTTAAACTCTGATCCTGTCGTAGATGAGGATAGCAGAAAATTGCCAAAGCTTGATGACAACACTGCAGACTATGTTCGCAAAGGTTTAACT CCTAGATGGAGTGACCTAGATATCAACCAGCATGTTAACAATGTGAAGTACATTGGCTGGATCCTTGAG AGTGCTCCACTCTCAATCCTGGAAAGTCATGAACTGTCTGCCATTACTATGGAGTATAGGAGGGAGTGTGGAAAGGACAGTGTGCTGCAGTCTCTGACTGCCGTGTCTGGCGATGGGATAGGAAATATAGGAAATGCTGGTGAGATTGAGTGCCAGCACTTGCTTCGACTTGAGGATGGGGCTGAGATAGTGAGGGGAAGGACTGAATGGAGGCCCAAGTACGCCAGCAACTTCGGGATTATGGGTCAGATTCCTGCTGAAAGTGCTTAA